Proteins encoded by one window of Chondromyces crocatus:
- a CDS encoding DUF11 domain-containing protein, with product MDQRGDFLLIGNTLGQDCAAGIPAPVVGTVGNCGSTGVSDSAPDVFWRVDDPNPGNAVANNTIAMANARSTAMLTIPPNATVSHAYLYWGAKAPGPDPDTTATLSRPGGSGFNVDLTAIHSSQVIQGADFFYQSVADVTQLVQEHGSGAYRVSGVTSNNFINATSDTNYSGWWMVVFYERDSEPPRNLALFDGLDRVGSGAPQSATLSGFFVPPAGYDAKLGVVAYEGDDSIQGDQFFFNSVAMTNGQNPANNFFNNSRTHLGNLVSVVGDLPQLTGGPRSLSGLDIDVLDITAQVSPGLSSAPIQATSTGDVYFLGGFVTSISTFKPDFSTSVKTAVDVNGGSLLPGDVIQYTINVINTGNDTSTHTVLTDPLPAGVTYVPGSLSITSGANSGPKTDAAGDDQAEYNAGTRTLTVRLGTGANATQGGTMIVNATATVTFRVTVNANASGTIANQAIINAAGEQGAPATDTPTDGNGPAGGSPPTEVVVDQCESNAGCSAPTPYCDTTGSPKICVECITDMQCSPLEPTCDSETNTCSCVPTGPEVCGDGIDNNCDGVAEEFCVDTDGDGLPDDLELQIGTDPNDADTDDDGVPDGMEASFDEDIDGDGLIGPLDPDSDNDGLFDGTEMGFDCSHPDTDISAGHCIPDGDMGATTTDPLNPDTDGGSVSDGDEDRNRNGVVDAGETDPTAGNGADDVLNQDTDGDGLSDIIEITIGTDPNDADSDDDGVPDGQEIDPGGDADGDGIINALDPDSDNDGIFDGTEMGFDCSNPATDVSAGTCVPDADQGATTTNPLDPDTDHGGVRDGVEDANKNGRIDAGETDPNNPADDVVIMDSDGDGLPDDVELQLGTDPFDADSDDDGVPDGQEINPGGDADGDGLINALDPDSDNDGLFDGTEMGFDCSGPGTDVSRGHCRPDADQGATTTDPLDPDTDDGGVSDGNEDTNLNGRIDEGETDPNDPSDDNEVVDSDGDGLSDQLEIFIGTDPNDADSDDDGVLDGDEPNFSDDHDGDGLINALDPDSDDDGLFDGTEMGLDCSNPATDTTKNTCIPDADGGATTTNPLDADTDDGGVIDGEEDTNKNGQVDPGERDPNDPSDDNNVPPTPCTEDSACGGPNSGSICDEDTGTCVNGCRGTNGNSCPSGQVCSSTDDTAGTCSPDPGGPAEPGSDDLYAEGNGLLCSARPGQADGQGGATALTLVGLLGLALRLRRKGSRP from the coding sequence GTGGACCAGCGAGGAGACTTCCTCCTCATCGGGAACACGCTCGGGCAGGACTGTGCCGCAGGCATCCCGGCACCCGTCGTCGGCACCGTCGGCAACTGCGGGAGCACGGGCGTCTCCGACTCGGCGCCCGACGTGTTCTGGCGCGTCGATGATCCGAACCCCGGAAACGCCGTCGCGAACAACACCATCGCCATGGCGAACGCTCGCAGCACCGCGATGCTGACGATCCCGCCGAACGCGACGGTGTCCCACGCTTACCTCTACTGGGGTGCGAAGGCGCCGGGGCCCGATCCGGACACCACGGCGACGCTGTCACGGCCCGGTGGGAGCGGGTTCAACGTCGACCTGACGGCGATCCACTCGTCGCAGGTCATCCAGGGCGCCGACTTCTTCTATCAGTCGGTCGCCGACGTCACGCAGCTCGTCCAGGAGCACGGCTCGGGCGCGTACCGCGTGAGCGGGGTGACGTCGAACAACTTCATCAACGCCACGAGCGACACGAACTACTCGGGCTGGTGGATGGTGGTGTTCTACGAGCGCGACTCGGAGCCGCCCCGCAACCTCGCACTCTTCGACGGGCTCGACCGGGTGGGCAGCGGCGCTCCTCAGTCGGCGACGCTTTCGGGCTTCTTCGTGCCTCCGGCAGGCTACGACGCGAAGCTCGGCGTGGTCGCGTACGAAGGCGACGACAGCATCCAGGGCGACCAGTTCTTCTTCAACTCCGTCGCGATGACGAACGGTCAGAACCCCGCGAACAACTTCTTCAACAACTCGCGCACGCACCTCGGCAACCTGGTGTCGGTGGTCGGTGATCTGCCCCAGCTCACCGGCGGACCGAGGAGCTTGTCGGGCCTCGACATCGACGTGCTCGACATCACGGCCCAGGTGTCCCCTGGTCTGTCGTCGGCGCCCATCCAGGCGACCAGCACGGGCGACGTGTACTTCCTCGGTGGCTTCGTCACCTCGATCTCCACCTTCAAGCCGGACTTCTCCACCTCGGTGAAGACGGCGGTGGACGTCAACGGTGGGTCGCTGCTTCCGGGCGACGTGATCCAGTACACGATCAACGTCATCAACACCGGCAACGACACGTCGACGCACACCGTGCTCACCGATCCGCTTCCGGCCGGTGTGACCTACGTACCGGGTTCGCTCTCGATCACTTCGGGTGCGAACTCGGGGCCCAAGACCGACGCCGCCGGGGACGACCAGGCGGAGTACAACGCCGGGACGCGGACCCTCACCGTGCGTCTCGGTACGGGCGCGAACGCCACCCAGGGTGGCACGATGATCGTCAACGCCACGGCCACGGTGACCTTCCGGGTCACGGTGAACGCCAACGCGTCGGGGACCATCGCCAACCAGGCGATCATCAACGCGGCGGGTGAGCAAGGCGCGCCCGCCACGGACACGCCCACCGACGGCAACGGCCCGGCTGGCGGCTCGCCGCCCACCGAGGTCGTCGTCGACCAGTGCGAGAGCAACGCCGGCTGCTCGGCGCCGACCCCGTACTGCGACACGACCGGCTCGCCCAAGATCTGCGTCGAGTGCATCACCGACATGCAGTGCTCGCCGCTCGAGCCGACCTGCGATTCCGAGACGAACACCTGTTCCTGCGTGCCCACGGGCCCGGAGGTCTGTGGTGACGGGATCGACAACAACTGTGACGGCGTGGCAGAGGAGTTCTGCGTCGACACCGACGGCGACGGGTTGCCCGATGACCTGGAGCTCCAGATCGGGACCGATCCGAACGACGCCGACACCGACGACGATGGTGTGCCCGACGGCATGGAGGCCAGCTTCGACGAGGACATCGATGGCGATGGCCTCATCGGACCGCTCGATCCGGACAGCGACAACGACGGGCTGTTCGACGGCACCGAGATGGGCTTCGACTGCTCGCACCCGGACACCGACATCAGCGCGGGGCACTGCATCCCCGACGGTGACATGGGCGCGACGACGACCGATCCGCTCAACCCGGACACGGACGGCGGTAGCGTCAGCGATGGCGACGAGGACCGGAACCGAAACGGCGTGGTCGACGCCGGGGAGACCGATCCGACGGCCGGTAACGGCGCCGACGACGTGCTCAACCAGGACACCGACGGCGACGGCCTGAGCGACATCATCGAGATCACCATCGGGACCGATCCGAACGACGCCGACAGCGACGACGACGGCGTGCCCGACGGCCAGGAGATCGACCCAGGTGGGGATGCCGACGGTGACGGCATCATCAATGCGCTCGATCCCGACAGCGACAACGACGGGATCTTCGACGGCACGGAGATGGGCTTCGACTGTTCGAACCCGGCCACCGACGTCAGCGCAGGGACCTGCGTGCCCGACGCGGACCAGGGCGCGACCACGACCAACCCGCTCGATCCCGACACGGATCACGGCGGTGTGCGCGATGGCGTCGAGGACGCGAACAAGAACGGCCGCATCGACGCGGGTGAGACCGATCCGAACAACCCCGCCGACGACGTGGTCATCATGGACTCGGACGGCGACGGGCTGCCCGACGACGTGGAGCTCCAGCTCGGGACCGATCCGTTCGACGCCGACAGCGACGACGACGGCGTGCCCGACGGCCAGGAGATCAATCCTGGTGGTGACGCCGACGGCGACGGGCTGATCAACGCGCTCGATCCGGACAGCGACAACGACGGGCTGTTCGACGGCACCGAGATGGGCTTCGACTGCTCGGGTCCGGGCACGGACGTGAGCCGCGGTCACTGCCGCCCCGACGCGGACCAGGGCGCGACCACGACCGACCCGCTCGACCCCGACACCGACGACGGTGGCGTGAGCGACGGCAACGAGGACACGAACCTCAACGGCCGCATCGACGAGGGCGAGACCGATCCGAACGACCCGTCCGACGACAATGAGGTCGTGGACTCGGATGGCGATGGGCTGAGCGATCAGCTGGAGATCTTCATCGGCACCGACCCGAACGACGCCGACAGCGACGACGACGGTGTGCTCGATGGTGACGAGCCGAACTTCAGCGACGACCACGACGGCGACGGGCTGATCAACGCGCTCGATCCGGACAGCGACGACGACGGGCTGTTCGACGGCACGGAGATGGGTCTCGACTGCTCGAACCCGGCGACGGACACCACCAAGAACACCTGCATCCCCGATGCAGATGGTGGGGCGACGACGACCAACCCGCTCGACGCGGACACCGACGACGGTGGCGTGATCGACGGTGAGGAAGACACGAACAAGAACGGCCAGGTGGACCCGGGCGAGCGGGATCCGAACGATCCCTCGGACGACAACAACGTCCCGCCCACCCCCTGCACCGAAGACAGCGCGTGCGGTGGGCCGAACAGCGGGTCGATCTGTGACGAGGACACGGGGACCTGCGTCAACGGTTGCCGCGGCACGAACGGGAACTCCTGCCCCTCGGGTCAGGTGTGCTCCTCGACCGACGACACCGCGGGCACCTGCAGCCCCGATCCGGGCGGCCCTGCCGAGCCCGGCTCGGACGACCTGTACGCGGAAGGGAACGGCCTGCTCTGCTCGGCGCGGCCTGGCCAGGCCGATGGCCAGGGTGGCGCGACGGCGCTGACGCTGGTGGGGCTCCTCGGCCTCGCGCTGCGGCTGCGTCGGAAGGGGTCTCGCCCGTGA
- a CDS encoding multiheme c-type cytochrome — protein MRGSKTSAVLVLAMAVAGGVAACQGCQSTTTSPPSSADAANAKPTLRLYLVSTIAGAMEPCGCTKDQLGGVDHLAAYIDAHKADAPESLVLGAGPMLFMEPRLEPDAATQDEWKAEALAQAAQRIGLAAWAPGANDWAAGSKALAKYREMSGAALLAANLEGVPGSAGAAGTMVREVGGIKVGIVGVSDPKDRAGSYPEGVTSSPALAAMKAGVEAVKQQGATILVGLAALPRGEALRLVDELPELHVLVLGKPTEAGDANDAPKPPALIGTTLVAESANHLQSMAVVDLFVRGDDKQITFGDAGGVAKAEELLLLSNRIRQLENRINAWEADKSASAKDLAARKADLARMRSEKEKLEAESKPVKGSFFRYSSVEVRERYGSEKSVAELMLAYYKRVNAHNKEAFKDRVPEPVTEGQAEYIGIEACTACHDEERKVWDKTAHAHAYATLEKDFKEFNLDCVSCHVTGYGKPGGSTVTHNAKLQNVQCEECHGPGSLHAKSPNKRDLIVLAPKPESCVSQCHHPPHVEGFDAVAKMRLILGPGHGMP, from the coding sequence ATGAGGGGCTCGAAGACGTCCGCCGTTCTGGTGCTCGCCATGGCCGTGGCCGGGGGCGTCGCTGCCTGTCAGGGGTGCCAGTCGACCACGACGTCTCCGCCGTCGAGCGCGGACGCCGCGAACGCGAAGCCGACGTTGCGGCTGTACCTGGTGAGCACGATCGCGGGGGCGATGGAGCCCTGCGGGTGCACGAAGGACCAGCTCGGAGGGGTGGATCACCTCGCGGCGTACATCGACGCGCACAAGGCCGACGCGCCGGAGAGCCTGGTGCTGGGGGCGGGGCCGATGCTGTTCATGGAGCCGCGCCTGGAGCCGGACGCGGCGACGCAGGACGAGTGGAAGGCGGAAGCGCTGGCCCAGGCGGCGCAGCGCATCGGGCTCGCGGCGTGGGCGCCCGGCGCGAACGACTGGGCTGCCGGGTCGAAAGCGCTGGCGAAGTACCGGGAGATGTCGGGCGCGGCGCTGCTGGCGGCGAACCTGGAGGGGGTGCCAGGGAGCGCGGGTGCGGCCGGCACGATGGTGCGCGAGGTGGGGGGGATCAAGGTGGGGATCGTGGGCGTGAGCGATCCCAAGGACCGCGCCGGGAGCTACCCGGAAGGCGTGACGTCGAGCCCCGCGCTGGCCGCGATGAAGGCCGGGGTGGAGGCGGTGAAGCAGCAAGGGGCGACCATCCTGGTGGGGCTCGCGGCGCTGCCCCGGGGTGAGGCGCTGCGGCTCGTGGACGAGCTCCCGGAGCTGCACGTGCTGGTGCTCGGAAAGCCGACGGAGGCGGGCGACGCGAACGACGCACCGAAGCCGCCAGCGCTGATCGGGACGACGCTGGTGGCCGAGTCGGCGAACCACCTCCAGAGCATGGCGGTGGTGGATCTGTTCGTGCGCGGTGACGACAAGCAGATCACCTTCGGCGATGCGGGCGGTGTGGCGAAGGCCGAGGAGCTGCTGCTGCTGTCGAACCGGATCCGTCAGCTGGAGAACCGCATCAACGCGTGGGAGGCCGACAAGAGCGCATCGGCGAAGGACCTCGCGGCGCGGAAGGCCGATCTCGCGCGGATGCGCAGCGAGAAGGAGAAGCTCGAGGCGGAGAGCAAGCCGGTGAAGGGCAGCTTCTTCCGGTACTCGTCGGTCGAGGTGCGAGAGCGCTACGGGAGCGAGAAGTCGGTCGCAGAGCTGATGCTCGCCTATTACAAGCGCGTGAACGCCCACAACAAGGAGGCGTTCAAGGACCGGGTTCCCGAGCCGGTGACGGAGGGGCAGGCGGAGTACATCGGGATCGAGGCCTGCACGGCGTGCCACGACGAGGAGCGGAAGGTGTGGGACAAGACGGCCCACGCCCACGCGTACGCGACGCTGGAGAAGGACTTCAAGGAATTCAACCTCGACTGCGTGAGCTGCCACGTGACGGGCTACGGCAAGCCCGGGGGCTCGACCGTGACGCACAACGCGAAGCTGCAGAACGTGCAGTGCGAGGAGTGCCACGGGCCGGGATCGCTGCATGCGAAGAGCCCGAACAAGAGGGACCTCATCGTGCTCGCGCCGAAGCCGGAGAGCTGCGTGAGTCAGTGCCATCATCCGCCGCACGTCGAGGGCTTCGACGCGGTGGCCAAGATGCGGCTGATCCTCGGCCCCGGGCACGGAATGCCGTGA
- a CDS encoding reverse transcriptase family protein: MSKDELRQRALKIDPYRTAWIGRVDTIPPQSDERTALIDRGLILRGLLSEEQIQEIHRVGDLWLRHHDALRLATSKAAKTVELAFEQMKRERAERKVQKQREAAERRRRRVEDVARRRAEDIIFLGSGVSSRLVDRRSHIEALTERGLPLLSTPADVARALGISVPRLRWLCYHGDAVERPHYVYFEVPKRSGGKRLLSAPHASLAQAQTWILRSILDKLPTENPAHGFVAGRSTVTNAREHLGRDIVVNLDLRDFFPTITFPRARGVFQRVGYSPAVATILALLCTECPRREVDYDGQRYWVAIGDRGLPQGACTSPALSNQVARKLDRRLAGMAAKHGWTYTRYADDLTFSAPPGKRSGIPMLLARVRHIVTEEGFTLHPSKGRIQRAARRQEVTGIVVNDKLSVPRDELRRLRAILHAAKTTGLEAQNREQRPDFEAHIRGKIAYVAMVDPEKAAPLRAALDALPR; this comes from the coding sequence TTGAGCAAGGACGAGCTCCGCCAGCGCGCGCTCAAGATCGACCCGTATCGGACCGCGTGGATCGGCCGCGTCGACACCATCCCCCCGCAGAGCGACGAGCGCACCGCCCTCATCGACCGGGGCCTGATCCTCCGTGGCCTCCTCAGCGAGGAGCAGATCCAGGAGATTCACCGCGTCGGCGACCTGTGGCTCAGGCACCACGACGCGCTCCGGCTCGCCACGTCGAAGGCCGCGAAGACCGTGGAACTCGCGTTCGAGCAGATGAAGCGCGAGCGCGCCGAGCGCAAGGTGCAGAAGCAGCGCGAGGCCGCCGAACGCAGACGACGGCGCGTCGAGGACGTGGCCCGGCGTCGGGCCGAGGACATCATCTTCCTCGGCAGCGGCGTCTCCTCCCGGCTCGTCGACCGCCGCTCCCACATCGAAGCGCTCACCGAGCGTGGCCTGCCGCTCCTCTCCACCCCGGCCGACGTGGCACGGGCCCTCGGCATCTCCGTGCCCCGCCTGCGCTGGCTCTGCTACCACGGCGACGCCGTCGAGCGGCCCCACTACGTCTACTTCGAGGTCCCCAAGCGGTCCGGTGGCAAGCGGCTCCTCTCCGCTCCCCACGCTTCCCTCGCCCAGGCCCAGACGTGGATCCTCCGCTCCATCCTGGACAAGCTCCCCACCGAGAACCCGGCGCACGGCTTCGTGGCGGGCCGCTCCACCGTCACCAACGCGCGCGAGCACCTCGGCCGCGACATCGTCGTGAACCTCGACCTGCGCGACTTCTTCCCCACCATCACCTTCCCTCGCGCGCGCGGCGTCTTCCAGCGCGTCGGCTACTCCCCGGCCGTCGCCACGATCCTCGCCCTGCTCTGCACCGAGTGCCCTCGTCGCGAGGTCGACTACGACGGCCAGCGCTACTGGGTGGCCATCGGGGATCGCGGCCTGCCTCAGGGCGCCTGCACCAGCCCCGCCCTCTCCAACCAGGTCGCGAGGAAGCTCGACCGCCGCCTCGCTGGCATGGCCGCGAAGCACGGCTGGACCTACACCCGCTACGCCGACGACCTCACCTTCTCGGCACCCCCTGGAAAGCGCAGCGGGATCCCCATGCTGCTCGCCCGCGTCCGGCACATCGTCACCGAGGAAGGCTTCACCCTTCATCCCAGCAAGGGCCGCATCCAGCGCGCCGCGCGTCGGCAAGAGGTGACCGGCATCGTCGTGAACGACAAGCTCTCCGTCCCTCGCGACGAACTCCGGCGCCTGCGCGCCATCCTCCACGCCGCGAAGACCACGGGCCTCGAAGCGCAGAACCGCGAGCAGCGCCCCGACTTCGAAGCGCACATCCGCGGCAAGATCGCCTACGTCGCGATGGTCGACCCCGAGAAGGCGGCCCCGCTGCGCGCCGCGCTGGACGCCCTTCCCCGGTAG
- a CDS encoding SWIM zinc finger family protein, producing MNVELRYLGHSGLREIAGGAALSFAPNLARPKVFFDSALKHPLSFREAMSALHDVVIGDLKSQPKDRSAWLAWKQQQELDEAQLRKDLFKSSRREELSKIASEPIPPGLEAEFHKMHGIYWRARRKWASELALNDPRLFRHLVPCDPVVTVAPDVVFFECFSKDESSYGCLSVDRDAFEGSQEAGLGTTNVDYSIGLYEHFQTLRTYRETRLLVDPTGFEVSTEGTAGFREEKIDLPPTWLRGFGQIQAAMCLPSRRIDVPVEAVYAILSHLKRHREKTGPRSLRFELVPGRAPVIFLEPWEIPVVCRGVVCPDEVDTAPAPAPHPSSSLGPYRSAPVRPSNALPEDRSRGQTVSIKVWGRRRLFALARLLPLAERVEVRLLGSGLPSLWIVHMRGMRFTLALSGWTANDWSSGANLELMGGALRTDARLTERASVQLEAVQRASFGELAAALDAPSDQLLASLHRLAKQGQIIYDHAAHCYRYRQVMPVILSEALLGPEHPELTEGMVLARDAVRIQRDERVDGARRAVVATVKATQCEAVLDGDGALKKGKCSCSYFHKHALRAGPCRHLLAVRLHVSGTPLPPELPVKREQPLLPVAFPRATLEDMGAAARAARKTLADVFDETWEASFQRILGARTWADAVKLGGGGDARLMPARVVHDVVERPLPIAADVATEIRRVADRFQVSPAAVVGLAWVVARREGGRKG from the coding sequence GTGAACGTCGAACTTCGCTACCTCGGCCACAGCGGGCTCCGGGAGATCGCTGGCGGAGCCGCGCTGAGCTTCGCGCCGAACCTCGCGCGCCCCAAGGTCTTCTTCGACAGCGCCCTGAAGCACCCGCTGAGCTTCCGCGAGGCGATGAGCGCGCTCCACGACGTGGTCATCGGCGACCTCAAGTCCCAGCCCAAGGACCGCAGCGCCTGGCTCGCCTGGAAGCAGCAGCAAGAACTCGACGAGGCGCAGCTCCGGAAGGACCTCTTCAAGTCGAGCCGGCGCGAGGAACTCTCGAAAATCGCGAGCGAACCGATCCCACCGGGCCTCGAGGCCGAGTTCCACAAGATGCACGGCATCTACTGGCGCGCCCGGAGGAAATGGGCGAGCGAGCTGGCGCTGAACGACCCGAGGCTCTTCCGTCACCTCGTGCCTTGCGATCCCGTGGTCACGGTCGCGCCCGACGTGGTGTTCTTCGAGTGTTTCTCCAAGGACGAGTCGAGCTACGGCTGCCTCTCGGTGGACCGAGACGCCTTCGAGGGGTCCCAGGAGGCAGGCCTCGGTACCACGAACGTCGACTACTCGATCGGCCTGTACGAGCACTTCCAGACGCTGCGGACCTACCGCGAGACCCGGCTGCTCGTGGATCCGACGGGCTTCGAGGTGAGCACCGAGGGCACGGCCGGCTTCCGTGAGGAGAAGATCGATCTCCCTCCCACCTGGCTTCGTGGCTTCGGCCAGATCCAGGCCGCCATGTGCCTGCCCTCGCGCCGCATCGACGTGCCGGTCGAGGCCGTCTACGCGATCCTGTCCCACCTGAAGCGGCACCGGGAGAAGACGGGCCCGCGCAGCTTGCGCTTCGAGCTGGTCCCGGGGCGCGCGCCGGTGATCTTCCTCGAACCCTGGGAGATCCCCGTCGTGTGCCGTGGCGTGGTCTGTCCGGACGAAGTGGACACCGCGCCCGCGCCTGCGCCTCACCCGAGCAGCTCGCTCGGACCGTACCGCTCTGCTCCGGTGCGACCCTCGAACGCGCTCCCCGAGGACAGGAGCCGCGGCCAGACCGTCTCGATCAAGGTCTGGGGGAGGCGCCGCCTGTTCGCCCTCGCGCGTCTTCTGCCGCTGGCAGAGCGCGTCGAGGTGCGCCTGCTCGGCTCGGGGTTGCCCAGCTTGTGGATCGTCCACATGCGCGGGATGCGGTTCACGCTCGCCCTCTCCGGCTGGACGGCCAACGACTGGAGCAGCGGCGCGAACCTGGAACTGATGGGGGGCGCCCTGCGCACCGACGCCCGCCTCACCGAGCGGGCCAGTGTGCAGCTCGAAGCCGTGCAGCGCGCGTCCTTCGGAGAGCTCGCGGCGGCGCTCGATGCGCCGAGCGACCAGCTCCTCGCCTCGCTGCACCGTCTGGCCAAGCAAGGTCAGATCATCTACGACCACGCCGCGCACTGTTACCGCTACCGCCAGGTCATGCCGGTCATCCTCTCGGAGGCGTTGCTCGGCCCCGAACACCCCGAGCTCACCGAAGGCATGGTCCTCGCCCGCGACGCCGTGCGCATCCAGCGGGACGAGCGCGTCGACGGCGCGCGGCGGGCCGTGGTCGCCACCGTCAAAGCGACGCAGTGCGAGGCCGTGCTCGACGGCGACGGCGCCTTGAAGAAGGGGAAGTGCTCCTGCTCCTACTTCCACAAGCACGCCCTGCGCGCCGGTCCCTGCCGCCACCTGCTCGCCGTGCGGCTCCACGTCTCGGGGACGCCCCTCCCGCCCGAGCTTCCCGTGAAGCGCGAACAGCCGCTGCTGCCCGTCGCCTTCCCACGCGCGACCCTGGAGGACATGGGCGCCGCGGCCCGGGCTGCGCGCAAGACGCTGGCCGACGTGTTCGACGAGACCTGGGAGGCCTCGTTCCAGCGCATCTTGGGCGCTCGCACGTGGGCCGACGCCGTGAAGCTCGGCGGTGGAGGAGATGCCCGTCTCATGCCCGCGCGGGTCGTGCACGACGTGGTGGAGCGGCCCTTGCCGATCGCCGCCGATGTGGCGACCGAGATCCGCCGTGTGGCCGATCGTTTCCAGGTCAGCCCTGCCGCCGTGGTGGGTCTCGCCTGGGTCGTCGCCCGACGGGAGGGAGGTCGCAAAGGATGA
- a CDS encoding OmpA family protein, which produces MTARWLRGGAALVALAAVSGTAAAQDAPAAGNGVALNRFNPAPAGDRMFGVASPDASSPNLDGGPGVNLMILGDYAHNPLVLRRESTGENLGGIVSHQLFLHLNASFVIWERLNLNVDVPFALYQGGNSPAADGLAFNSPGGAEIGDLRLGLRLRLLGEHFDPFQLAIGGYMWVPTGNGDAGSFVGEGSVRGMPMIIAGGRFSSVVWSAQVGADFRPGQIYAGVQQGISLNGGAGIGFLLDDEKRFQIGPEATISTVLQGEGPTKRNTNLELLLGARYRFAGMIEAGIGAGPGLTSGVGTPDFRAVASVAFAPEIKRPTDDRDKDGIKDVDDACPDTYGVADPDPKKNGCPPAPPDRDKDGILDAQDACPDEPGVDNVDPKKHGCPPPGDKDGDGILDDVDACIDTPGVPSNDPKLHGCPPPDRDGDGVPDADDACVDIPGLKTSDPATNGCPGDTDGDGIRDDKDACPEEKGKPNPDPSKNGCPVAVRVTEKEIVILQQVQFDTARATIKKVSDELLDEVAGVLKEHPEITVIEVQGHTDSRGNRAYNVKLSQDRSDSVKKALVKRGVEETRLRAKGYGPDEPIGDNATEDGRQQNRRVQFKIVEKKAKGDVQAPQTQPAGAAPAQAPAPQAPPGQPQPLLPQK; this is translated from the coding sequence ATGACCGCACGATGGCTGCGTGGAGGTGCTGCTCTCGTCGCGCTCGCAGCGGTGAGCGGGACAGCAGCGGCTCAGGACGCGCCGGCGGCCGGGAACGGCGTCGCGCTCAATCGTTTCAATCCTGCGCCTGCCGGTGACCGGATGTTCGGCGTGGCCTCGCCCGACGCGAGCTCACCGAACCTGGACGGTGGGCCCGGGGTGAACCTGATGATCCTGGGGGACTACGCGCACAACCCGCTGGTCCTCCGACGTGAGAGCACGGGGGAGAACCTCGGCGGGATCGTGAGCCACCAGCTCTTCCTGCACCTGAATGCGTCCTTCGTGATCTGGGAGCGGCTGAACCTGAACGTGGACGTGCCGTTCGCGCTCTACCAGGGGGGCAACAGCCCCGCTGCCGATGGCCTCGCGTTCAACTCGCCCGGGGGCGCCGAGATCGGTGACCTGCGGCTCGGTCTGCGGCTCCGGCTCCTCGGAGAGCACTTCGATCCATTCCAGCTCGCCATCGGCGGCTACATGTGGGTGCCGACGGGCAACGGCGACGCCGGCTCGTTCGTCGGTGAGGGGTCGGTGCGCGGGATGCCGATGATCATCGCCGGCGGGCGTTTCAGCTCGGTGGTGTGGTCGGCGCAGGTCGGCGCGGACTTCAGGCCGGGCCAGATCTACGCGGGCGTGCAGCAGGGCATCTCGCTGAACGGCGGCGCCGGCATCGGCTTCCTGCTCGACGACGAGAAGCGGTTCCAGATCGGGCCGGAGGCGACGATCTCGACCGTGCTGCAAGGCGAGGGTCCGACGAAGCGGAACACGAACCTCGAGCTCTTGCTCGGCGCGCGCTACCGCTTCGCCGGGATGATCGAGGCCGGCATCGGCGCCGGTCCCGGCCTCACGTCGGGCGTGGGTACGCCTGATTTCCGCGCGGTGGCGTCGGTGGCGTTCGCGCCCGAGATCAAGCGCCCGACCGACGACCGGGACAAGGATGGGATCAAGGACGTGGACGATGCCTGTCCCGACACCTACGGCGTGGCCGACCCGGATCCGAAGAAGAACGGCTGCCCGCCGGCACCGCCCGATCGCGACAAGGATGGCATCCTCGACGCGCAGGACGCATGCCCCGACGAGCCGGGCGTGGACAACGTCGATCCGAAGAAGCACGGCTGCCCGCCGCCAGGGGACAAGGACGGCGACGGCATCCTCGATGACGTCGATGCCTGCATCGACACGCCAGGCGTGCCGAGCAACGATCCGAAGCTGCACGGCTGCCCGCCGCCCGACAGGGACGGCGACGGCGTGCCCGACGCGGACGACGCCTGCGTCGACATCCCTGGCCTGAAGACCAGCGATCCGGCAACGAACGGCTGCCCCGGCGACACCGACGGCGACGGCATCCGCGACGACAAGGACGCCTGCCCCGAGGAGAAGGGCAAGCCGAACCCGGATCCGTCGAAGAACGGCTGCCCGGTGGCGGTGCGCGTGACCGAGAAGGAGATCGTGATCCTGCAGCAGGTGCAGTTCGACACCGCGCGGGCGACGATCAAGAAGGTCAGCGACGAGCTGCTCGACGAGGTGGCCGGCGTGCTGAAGGAGCATCCGGAGATCACCGTGATCGAGGTCCAAGGGCACACGGACAGCCGCGGAAACCGCGCCTACAACGTGAAGCTCAGCCAGGACCGCTCCGACTCGGTGAAGAAGGCGCTCGTGAAGCGCGGTGTCGAGGAAACGCGCCTGAGGGCGAAGGGCTACGGCCCCGACGAGCCGATCGGCGACAACGCGACCGAGGATGGCCGCCAGCAGAACCGCCGCGTGCAGTTCAAGATCGTCGAGAAGAAGGCGAAGGGCGACGTGCAGGCGCCTCAGACCCAGCCGGCTGGAGCCGCTCCCGCCCAGGCGCCGGCCCCGCAGGCGCCCCCTGGCCAACCCCAACCCCTGCTCCCGCAGAAGTGA